tttggggagtagtttatagttatgttcaggtgtgtttggtccctcatttgagtccacctgtgtaggttcggacccgaggaaccgaggaccccagcagtgagttcagctgcttcggtgttgtcagagtcagccagaggtgagtggaactaaacttaatcttttaaattaaatgttttatcatgtttcatgcatcatgattatgcaataggatgattgcattagtttcacgaatatgccgcattgcatcgattgttattgatgtgggtgaatgttggatgacccaattagtccatgacaggaagaccaggaccccattctacggcctggcacagagtaaggaaagaccaggaccccattctacggcctggcacggtaatgggactcgaagaccaggagcccagaggaggccctgggataatggtaagtaatgtatgtatgacaggaagaccaggaccccatgctacggcctggcacagagttagcttggactaattggtgacaagttcacccaacccttatgtgaattgtctgtgttatgatacatttcattggagcatagtgttattatgttttatagttcaactcactgggcttttagctcacccctctcccttttacccccaggcttgcaggtacaggatagaagaggaggtcggttagagtaaagcttgtttgtgtaatagttagaatgtggacatgacaaatcgtagtatgatgtaatgaaatagtacagtatagttatgtaataatgtttatggattattagaggtgtgcttgaccatagaatgttgttatcccttttaatacatgatcttggttattttatgtcatttatgcaaaccaattcaacatatgttatgtcacccatttgggggcactgatgagatcccacagagggatcaatgtttatgatttatgttatatacagtgcatgcacaggttgagtatggttgatgtacatggaaagaaaagttttaatttttatgtatgttgttgatcatgtatgggattatacaggtttacaggttatatgtcaggcttgctacgggtcccggcggccttaagccgatctggatcctagcgccggtagcggtccgattttcgggtcgttacactagctGAATTAATGAAACGGGCTGAGAAGTATatcaggcaggatgatgccttgaccacaagcaggttcgctaGAGAAGGGGGAGATAGAGAAAAGGCAGTAGAAGACAGATGGCTGGGAAGGCAAGAGAAAAGACAGAATCGAGGGCCATAAATGCTGAACAGACACCTGTGGAAAAGGAAAGAGCAGAGGCCATATCAGCCCAGAATCCCCAAGGTAATCACTCCTCTAATATTGAGCAGATCTAAACAACAGGCCTTGCATTGGATTAAGAATCGTATTCATTCTAAAACTCAGGCTTGGAAGCAGAAGCTTTTATCTCAGGCTGGTCGAGCTACTTTAATTCAATCAGTCCTTACGGCTATTCCTTCTTATTCTAtggcttttttttttgataCCCTAAGCAGTTTTGTACTAAATTAAATGGTATTTTAGCTAACTTTTGGTGGGGAGGTGATAGAGAGAGCCGTAAAATATATTGGCGTAGCTGGCAATGATCTTGTTTATCTAAACTTTATAGAGGTATGGGGGTTaatgattttgaaaaatttaatcTTGCATGCTTAGCTAAGTAATGGTGGCTCCTACTCCAAAATCCATCCAGCTTATAGGCTCAACTTCTTAAAGGTATATACTTTCCTTGCTCTTCTATATGGGATGCAGGAGTCAAGAAGTAATATTCTTGGATTTGGTTAGGGATATTGGCTGGTAGAAATGTGCTTAAGGAAGGCGTCCGAATGAATATTAGAGATGGTTTTAATACTCATATTTTGCAAGATCCATGGATTCCTAGTATGCCTAATTTTCGTATGGTCAGGCTGCCTCATTGTccttttcatattaatttagtaacagatttagtGGATCAGAGTGGTCTGGACTGGAATCACCAGCTGGTGCATAACCTTTTTCCTTTATATCATGCTAGGGTTATTCTCTCTGTTCCACTGGCTCCTATAGGCACTTCAGATTTCTTGGTTTGGCACTTTGAGCAGAATGGACAATATACTATTAAATTAGGCTACAAGTATCTTACCCAACAATCCTCTGCCCAAGCTTCTATCTCACTCCCTTCCTCTTCGACTATCTTTTTAAAGTTGATTTGGCAAAAGACATAGGCTCTTCAGGTTCAGTCTAAACTTAAAGTTTTTTTATATGGCGTCTACTTCATAATGCAGTTTCTGTAATACATAATTTAGTTTTACGTGGCATTCAAGTTTCTTTTATATGTCCTTTTTGTCTTACACATGTTGAAACACTAAAACATGCTCTTTTTCTTTGTCTCCATTCTAGAGCTATCTGGTTTTTGAGCCCTTGTACCTATAAACATGTGTTTGTCGATTTTTCGAGTTTTTCTGTCTGGTGGGGTACCCTATAGGATCAATTTAAGGCAGAGTTAGATTATGATGCTATTATGCAACTTATTTCTCTTACTATGTGACATACATGGAAGGCATGGGATAATGGAGTTTTTGAATTTATACTTTCAGATCATTTAACTACTTCATCTCGCATTACTCTTAGCATTGTGGAGTTTAGACAGTTTGGAGTTTTTGCTACTTTTTCATCATGCAGCTCTCTGCATTAATTTTGAAATGAGGTTTGGTTACCTCCTCCTCATGAAACTTTGAAATATAACATTGATACCGCCTGGAAAAATCAATTTTCTTCGGCTGCTATTTTTGTGGTAATTTACAAAAGTAATAATGTTTTAAGAGATGGAATAACTAAATGTGTTTGGAGTTATTCTCCATTAGCTGCGGAGGCTCGTACAGTCTTTGAAACTCTTCGATTGTGTTTAGCTCGACGTTTCCGATCAATTATTTGTATCATTGACTCAGAGATCTTATTTGCAGGGTTAACTAATGTGACTTTCTCGCCACCTTTTGACATTGTTACTACTGTTGTAGCTATTTAGTCTTTCCGCTCTCAGTCAGGTGATCTATCTTTTGAATTTATATATTGAAAGGGCAATAAAACTGTTGATGTAGTtgtcaaattttatttaataaatattttatcgtCTGATTGGATTGTAGCTAGCCTCAATTTCATAAATCTTATTGCACTTGCAGTCATGCAATACATAACCAtataggtaaaaaaaaaaaacttattttattgctatttctattattataaaatttcattttatataaaataaattataaaattttaaattaaatatttatattgaaatcatatatttactgttataattatatacaaaatattAGATTTCAGAGttgttatattattttgaatatgttaaattaataaaCATGTACGAatataaaatagagaaaatttatttttatataaaaaaaggcttttaataaaattttttattgcatTTGTCTGATAATACTACAATAAGTGCCATGCATTACTTTTCAAAGATTTCTTTGTCCATTTAGGCAAAACACTAGATCTATTACACAGAGATTGTGCAGCCTTTGATGtgttttaatttcttattttttgttaataatagggtaaagccaaaaaaaaaaatcatttcccTTAAAGAAAGTTGACAAATGGAATGGCCAATTGGCCATGCTTATAAAGACGAGAAAGTGGTTTAGTTGAGGGTGTTAAATCAGAGAAGATATACATTCACATGGGCATTATGAGAACATGATGCCTGCCAGTGCAGTGAGGTCTCATGtggaattttttattattaataaactgttctaacttgtttttttttcttattaaataccaattttctttctcaataattttatttcctTAATTTGCGAAGCTGGCAATTGTCCTTATACTGGTTTCTCGAATTGAATAAAGATgctttaattatttctttttctgcTGAGTATCCAaggatatatttttttaattaaaggaagttaaaaaaatatatatgtatatatatggaATGTGATTAATTGATTCTTCATGATTAAGAAATTGTAAAAGTACAATACAGTCTTAAAGCCTTAACAACATGTGAGAATTATTAAATAGGACTGGaattctttaatatttaatagatcCCACATGCTAGGGGTAGGGGACCTACTAATCTTCATGATAAGGTTGTATGAAGTATTTTTCTGAGACATAAGGCCCATAAACAGAAAATTACAAGGAACAATGTTATACCCATAACTTTAGGACGGGCTGTTCACTTAGCAAAGCCCACGCTTTCATCTCtatgtttaaattaatattCGTTTGCTTGGAAGGAGTCTCCATGACATTCTGGAAAGATGAGTTTGAGATCGCGATGATGAGGCCTGGTTAGTGCCTGCCTTTAACATCTGATGTACAGAATGCGTTTGAGAGTTTTGCTTCTTACAACGTAATCGGATTCGGATATATCAAGATCGCGTAAATTTTGCTAACCCATCTGGCGTAGAGGATGACTCCTTTTCGTAAGCTGGTGGAGCATCGACTTCAAATGAGCAACTTCCTATGAAATGCATAGTACTTGCAAACTTCTCTGAAATGGATAACATAAGTTTAAAGCATACCAAAGTTTATTCTGATTTAGTTCTTCCTTTTttgttcaaaagaaaaaaaaaaaaccatttagAGGGGTTTTTCCCCATGGATGCAATTTTTTATGCCACAGGAAGTGAAGGATATTTGCCTTCTGCAGCACTGCCGTTTGCTTCACTATGAAtcgatttattttttcttccttAATATCAGAATTCGCAGGTGAACGACGTCACTTGAAGACATGTAATTTCCAGAATGAATCAGGAATTTTTTTCGCATCCCCAATTTGAAGGGGGGCAGCTTCGTCTTGCTGCTGTTCCAAAAACAGAGTTTTGCTCTTCGAATTACACGAGAGTTGGAATCCTATTTGCATTACAAAAACAAAGCAAAATTTTTGTCAAATCTGATGGTTTTTCTAGGATATGGAGAAGAATGATTGAGCTGGAAGCAATTACAGAAGGATCTGCTGGAAGGGAAAGGTCAGTTGTCTCAGCAAACTGTTATGAAGAATTAATATTTGCTAAAACGATCCAGCCTGGTCCCTTGTCCGATTGCAAAAGCGTGTGCTAAAATACAGGGTGAACTTATAAATTTTTGTGGTGCACAATTACGTTTGCTATATGGCTTTGTCTATGCTGGTTGTGGGAGATGGTTGAACAGAATGAACACCATAGATCCTTGTGTCACATATCAGAGAAGAAGGCGGCATAATTTCCAGAAGCTTACATAGCAACCGATAGTCGTTAAATAAGCTGTTAGTATCTTGTGAGCTGTATTGTATGAGTTAGAGTTAGTTCCATCAGCCGTGTGGAGAGAGTGCAGCTGTGGATGGTACAGGATCAGTTATAAATAGAGAGGACTTACCTACTGTAAAGTGATTTCAGTATTCCTGAATTGCCAGCATGTTGAACTCTTTTTCCCTCtcaaactttctctctcaactTCTTCAATTTCTTCTAATTGCTCTTTTAGGGTTCCATCACCCTAGCAACTTGTTGACACTTCTTGATGAAAATATAGCATATAACAAGTGTCCACCGAAGTAACCAGCAGTGAACTTTCAGATGAAAATTTCTTTTGGTAATATGCTTAGAGGAACAAAACCACATTGATCTGTAATCACATGCTGACATGTTTAAACTCTGGCACTTCAAGAACAGACAATATGTGATAGAATATTCTACAAGTGAATTAAACTTTTCCGTTTCTGACCAATTATCAATGATATAATCAAAACAATTTAATGCCTAAACTTTTAAACAAGCTTGATCTGTACCCTGCAGAAAAGAAGTAGCTGCTTTCATGGAGAAGCTTCGTGCATCTATGCTCAAGTACATGACAATTTAGCATTCAGATGGTAAATAATAGTTCCCAGTTAAGTTGAATGTTATTCTAATTTTCATTGGGTTGGTTAAGTTTTGAGCCTTTAAAAGTTGAAATATTAGATGAATTATTGTAAAGTTATTCTTAGTACTAAATTTTCACATTATGTTTGCATTGACAGCCCCCGCCCCCCGAAGATTGGAAGTACTGAAgaagaaatttttgaaatttcttGTAGATCATTATTATGCTTATGATTGATCTCATATGCACTGAAATAGAGATTACACTTACATGCCTATCATGTACAACTATCACATGCACTCGTCATGAAAGGTGGAGTTAAGCCCTCAGAGGAACAGTTATTTAAAATGAGTGCATTCAGTTagaaagcaattaaaagacaATAAATTCCAAGCAATGAGATATCTTTAGTGAACTTCAATAATGTGTTTCTATTATACGCTGACATGTTTCTAGAGAGTTGCTGTAGGAGAGGCTACCTGGTTGATCTGGACTCTGATCGGGGGAAAGAGTGAAGCCTTGCCTCTTAGTAAGAAAACAAGATCAATTTGCGAGGCATTTGACTTGCAAAGGCAGCATCATTTGCTGATCAGGTTGTTATTTAAGATGGGCTGTTAGCTGTAGCTAAAAGGATTAGGTGTCAATCCTTGATTTTCCCTATAAATGATAAAACAAAAAGGTTCATATAGGCCCAAACCAAGGTGCAAGATTACTGGACTATTATTTGTGATAATCAGAAAGTAAGCCAACAGCCCAACACtttagaataatataaatttgattCTTTTCAAATTATGAATCACTTAGTATTGCAAATTTAATATGCTTTAGATATTGCAGCTTCTTAATGATGGTTGATGCATTAGCATCCGCAACAGTGGAGTTCCTGCTAGCTAATGTATTGATTCCATAGTATGAAAATGCATACTGCAAAGGCTGCTGTTGGATTTACTGTGAAGGCACATAAAACAAGGATATGGGTTTTCATGGTTTACTAATTTAGAAATACCACATATACATTTGCTAGACTTAGATTATATCATCAAGTGTGTTTCTTTGATTGAAGAGACAGTTACTTGTATGCTTgtgcatttatatttatatattaaatgcaAGAGGTTATGATCTGTGTGCAATCCATCGCCACTTGTCCTTGTATCTTTCAGACTTGATGATTAGGATCTGAAATCTGAATTAGATATTTAGTTTTGTGCTGATTTGCATATAAGTGATTTGATCAAAATACTTCAGTGAgtaattttatgataatttatttacGCCACTGACTAGCTTTTTCATCCTTCATCATGCTTGACCGCCCAATCTTACTTTTATGGTGTTTTTGTCCCAAACTGGACAGCCTACTGTGTGTTGAAGTCCACTTAGTGCATTGTGGAGGTTAGGCAGGTATAGATATACAcaaagatctccattgattagGTAGACTATAGTATTCaatggaaaagtaaaaaacttGGATGCTTTAAATTCTTTTCCGCTTTCTGAAGGCGGAAAAGAATAACTATATTAAAGAGAAAAGATGAATAAGCAAAGAATAATGGAGACAGAGAAAAGAAGGTATGGGCATGTGAcattctttatttaatttagaaGAAGATAGATATCTCATAACTAACTTTTAAACCCTCTATAAATATTGTTCCGGTTCTTTCTTTCATTCTATCGGAAATCTTTCCATCTGGACCATTCCTATGCTTCAAATCCATGGCAAGTTTTGTTCTTTCCCTGGTAGTTCTCCTCTTTGCCCTGTACACGCCAGGCATGGCAGGGTCTGCCTCAAGCCCCGCAGACTTCATCAAAGCCTCATGCAAGGCCACACAGTATCCTGATTTATGTGTCCAATGCCTCTCAGGATATGCTAGTGCAATTCAACAAAATGAGCAACATCTAGCACTAACTGCCCTGTCAGTGAGTCTATCCAGGGCTAAATCAGCTGCTGCTTTTGTGGCCAAGCTTACTAAAGTTAGGGGCATAAAACCTAGAGAGTATCAAGCTGTGAGAGACTGCATAGAAAATATGGGTGATAGTGTTGATCGACTCAGTCAGTCAATAAGAGAGCTTGGTCATATGGAGGGGCTTTTTACAAAATTAGGGgttgaagaaaaattatttgtagATTTAGGGTTAGAAAAAAGTTATTTGCGAATTTGGGGTTTGACTGCCAGGTGGCAGCCGAAAAAGGAGTCTGGCGCCTATTTAATAGGCGCCAGAGCCTGGCGCCATTTAAAATGGCgccaaccttttttttttttctttttaagaatggcctggcgccacttagagtggcgccaggccattctttatttatttatttttttttatttattaaaatgttaaaatattataattatattaattaattaatataataatatataaatatttaaaattataaaaattaaatttatttttattggactgCTATTATACAGTCGTACATAATTACATAACAATATTAATGTCTTAATATTTTAGAgagttatgaaatatattattatataatttgataaccGTCGGACTTTTCTCACTCTAGGGGAAGCTAAACCCGAAAAAGTGAAATAGGTCTAAGGTCTCAGAAACTCACTTCATTTAGTCGGTCCAGCATCTTCGGTCTTGATACAGACAGACACGAGGCAGATCGGGCTGTCCGCGAGTCTGAGTTAAGCACGAGAAGTCCAGCTCGGTAATGTGACTTGAAGAAAAAGAGTAATTAGAtaatattagatatttttataataataaatattttttataattttaatatattaatatttaataaattttattattaatttttaaataaaaaattactgtattaatttattaaaataataaaaaattttatcaataaataaatataaaaaacattattgaattatttttatatatctaattaccatcgaattatttttatatatttataaaaaattttatcaataaataaatataaagaacattattgaattatttttatatatctaattaccatcgaattatttttatatatttaatcataatataatattaattttttatttaaaaattaataataaaatttattaaatattaatatattaaaattataaaaaatatttattattataaaaatatctaatattaTCTAATTACAACCGAGCTTAGATCGCTAGTATGGAAGTATCAGAACCTCTTTTCACGTGacggctatttaattcttatagcgTGCATGCGGGCAGAGCTGCGAATTGACTAAGCTTACTGTTCTTCTTCAAATCACATCACCGGGCTGGACTTCTCGTGCTGAACTCAGACTCGCGAGCAGCCCGATCTGCCCCGTGTCTGTCTGCATCAAGACCGAAGATGCTGGACCCACTAAATGAAGTGAGTTTCTGAGACCTTAGACCTATTTCACTTTTTCGGGTTTAGCTTCCCCTAGAGTGAGAAAAGTCCGGCggttatcaaattatataataatatatttcataactctccaaaatattaggacattaatattattttgtaattatgTATGACTGTATAATAGCAgtccaataaaaataattttaatttttataattttaaatatttatatactattatattaattaattaatataattttaatattttaatattttaataaataaaaaaaataaagaatggcctggcgccacttagagtggcgccaggccattgttaaaaagaaaaaaaaaataaagaatggtctggcgccactctaagtggcgccaggccattcttaaaaaaaaaacaaaaaaattgcTGGCGCCATTTTAAATGGCGCCAGGCTCTGGCGCCTGTTAAATAGGCGCCAGGCTCCTTTTTCGGCTGCCACCTGGCAGTCAAACCCCAAATCCGCAAATAACTTTTTTCTAACCCTAAAtccataaataatttttcttcaacccctaattttgcaaaaagccccATATGGAGCGAGCTGTTGGTCGAGACTTTGTGTGGCATATGAGCAACGTGCAGACTTGGGTTAGTGCTGCACTAACTGATGAGAACACTTGCCTTGATGGGTTCGCTGGCCATttcatggatggaaatgtgaaAATTGCCATCAAGCATAGGATTACTGATGTTGCTAAAGTCACTAGCAATGCGCTTGCTTTGGTTAATCACTTTGCATCTAGACACCGCCTGTCCGGATCTGGTAAAAAGCCTTAGATTATATCTATGTGGGTCGGTGGTTCCTGTGTGATAGGGATGCAATACTATGATGTTGGTTCCTGCCTGGCTAGTTTTGTCTTCAAGTAACCAAGCTGGCTAGCTCATGTATAACATGAGCAATATTTCTCCTGTTTGTCTTGTATGATAATTGTGCCTCTGTTTCCTGTAAATAGTACTAAGCATGAGCAATATTTCTCTCTTTGCTGTCAATTGGAGGTCTATTTTGTatcctgaatttttttttttggtgaatTCTAGATTTAGATTATGAACCGAAATTCTCAACCTGTTTGAATTTGATTAACTAAGACAGCCTTTCTCAGTTGCTTATTCATCTCATCTCGCACAAAGCAACTTGGAACATTTCCAGTCTTTTGTATCGGATGggacaaataaattttaagactTAGCATGTGTAATCAAGATGACTGCAGCGATGTAGTTTTAAGGAATTTATACTCTTTAATGTTGAAGCTGACTTTATATCATTGTTGCTGATGACGTGTAATATAGGATTGCtttattggaaaaaaaaatgcaagCATATTTATTCAATCCAAAAAAAAAGGTCAAATTAAACTGTCTGAATGTATATCCATAATCCCGATAGCTCAATGGTGAAATTAAAGctctaaaaaaaatatgaaattaaagcCGACAGCAATTTGGTTTCGCTGGCATTGGCACTTCTACCTAAAGTATTGTCTTTTATGGTAAAGTAGTAgtagtagtttttttttttttttttttttaatttatatataatatgggTTGTGCAAACTCACCCCCCATAATTTCATAAATAATGATTTATGAATGACCGTAACCTAACTTTTGGATTAAGCAGAGGAGACAATCAGGCCGCAATCGGCGGTAAAGCAcacaaaagaaaagttcaaagcAATTCAAGATTATACTTGTTTTCCAGTTATTGGATACACAAAAGTGGATTGAATttcaaaatgaattttattgaaaaaaaaaaaagaattgtcACTGTTGAAAGTGCGCAATATAAATGTGGTCTGGTAGTGTGCAATCAAACATCCTTTCGGAGTGCTTCTTCTTTGAAAGCAATCCTCTCGTAAGTTTGTTTGAATTTAGTGAACTGTTATCTTGAAACTGCTCTGCAATTAAGGGTCAAGAACTAAAAAGAGACATGGATTTCTACGTTGAAAACTCTAAATATGTCTCTGAattctttatcaaaatttaaataatttcatttttatttttaggctAAATAAACTcgaatttttatgtttaagtttaaattaatatatacttta
This is a stretch of genomic DNA from Manihot esculenta cultivar AM560-2 chromosome 2, M.esculenta_v8, whole genome shotgun sequence. It encodes these proteins:
- the LOC110608684 gene encoding 21 kDa protein — protein: MASFVLSLVVLLFALYTPGMAGSASSPADFIKASCKATQYPDLCVQCLSGYASAIQQNEQHLALTALSVSLSRAKSAAAFVAKLTKVRGIKPREYQAVRDCIENMGDSVDRLSQSIRELGHMERAVGRDFVWHMSNVQTWVSAALTDENTCLDGFAGHFMDGNVKIAIKHRITDVAKVTSNALALVNHFASRHRLSGSGKKP